From a single Brassica napus cultivar Da-Ae chromosome C9, Da-Ae, whole genome shotgun sequence genomic region:
- the LOC106436628 gene encoding expansin-A18, with translation MDQSLYSKCLVILSVMGMIGTSSAAYAGGPWRRASATFYGDETARETMGGACGYGNLWNSGYGAATSALSTVLFNDGYSCGQCFQIRCVSSPNCYYGSPATVVTATNICPPNWGQNSNNGGWCNPPRAHFDLTKPAFMKIANWKAGIIPVSYRRVACKRTGGIRFKFEGNGYWLLVYVMNVGGAGDIKTMAVKGSRTNWINMSHNWGASYQAFSSLYGQSLSFRLTSYTTRQTIYAWNAAPASWSAGQTYKSNANFS, from the exons atggatCAAAGTTTGTACAGCAAGTGCTTGGTTATTTTGTCGGTAATGGGGATGATCGGAACATCATCTGCTGCATATGCTGGGGGCCCGTGGCGCCGTGCCTCAGCCACCTTCTACGGGGATGAAACTGCCCGCGAAACCATGG GTGGGGCTTGTGGCTATGGCAACCTATGGAACAGCGGCTACGGTGCAGCCACGTCGGCATTAAGTACAGTGCTGTTCAACGATGGTTACTCGTGCGGTCAGTGTTTCCAAATAAGGTGTGTGTCGTCGCCTAACTGCTACTACGGTTCACCAGCCACCGTGGTGACTGCAACCAACATATGTCCACCGAATTGGGGTCAAAATTCCAACAACGGTGGGTGGTGTAATCCGCCACGTGCCCATTTTGATCTGACTAAACCGGCTTTCATGAAAATCGCAAATTGGAAAGCTGGTATCATCCCCGTCTCATACCGGAG agtGGCTTGCAAAAGAACTGGAGGAATAAGGTTCAAATTTGAAGGAAATGGATATTGGCTTCTTGTGTACGTGATGAACGTAGGTGGTGCTGGCGATATAAAGACCATGGCCGTTAAAGGTAGCCGCACGAACTGGATCAACATGAGCCACAACTGGGGAGCTTCGTACCAagctttctcttctctctatggCCAATCTCTCTCGTTTAGACTCACCTCCTACACCACTCGTCAGACCATTTACGCTTGGAATGCTGCTCCGGCTAGCTGGAGCGCCGGCCAGACCTACAAGAGCAATGCTAATTTCAGCTGA